ATGATCTTGACTGATTTTGACTTGACTGATTAGCGTCTGCGGCTTAAACTCGGGTCGATCGGGGTTATCGGAaaggcattttttttttaatttggccttTTTTAAAAGGCCTAAAAAATTAAGTTATGTGGTTCTGGTTACTCGACcacatctagtttttcactgcagaccctaaaatatttttacatattcgagaaaaaaattgtgaagtctcgctagaaatagtggacgcggaaactgccatcaacttaaaaggacaatataaaactgttcttccagtctgtaatggctgtacatgtgatgggaagaaaccaacaacacagagacctCTGGAAAACACATAACtaactgaactagacactcacaactggaaaaaataaaataaaattttaaaatctaCTTACTTCACCTActatattctaaaattgagcgtaatcggaaccgtACACAGGTCTTATCagaaacaaaaaattattttcatttggcCTTTTAATAATGATATGAACAGACATACAGTTGAACATTTTGAACATAGCATGCAgaacatatttacaaaaaaatgttcatggCACTATAAATAGACATTAGCAGAAAGAACAATGCATATTTTAGGATACAAAAAGATATActggtattgtattgtatagcaTACTACTTTGTGTCTCGTTTCAATTGTTCAAAAATACAATAGCATATTTTTTCTAGTATGATAAAGCATCACAccaatacatttgtaattgttcTAGCCACGTTAATTCCCATACATCAATTTCGAAACGCAGACGTTGACCCAAATTACTCTGCCTCGTTTCAATTACAATAGCGTATTTTTTCTAGTATGTTAAAACATCTTTAATGCATTTGTGACCCAAATTGCTCACAAATTGCTCCATATATAGCAAAGTGGTCAAATTGTTACAAGCTGGGGTTATAAACTCCACTGATTCAACAACGGTGCAGGTTTTCTATAtcattacgattgtcttctggcaaTGTTAAAACAGTTTATTGCAATGTAAGGAGTTTTTGGACTTTTTTTTAGTACGTAAagtaaatgacgtcatcgtatcgtttataaaattaatgtcaagtttgagttcagttaagtGCAAGAGGTGGATAAGTGTGATCCAGTCAGTACAATATACTATGAGTACCTTACAAATATGTGGCAGAAACTACGCCCAAACACGTATAAACTGAAATTGCAGTATACGATGGTACCCGCAACTTGtcaatatgtatttatataaaaatgCCAGTCTGCAACAAACTATTGAATTTCCAATGAgacgcacacagacagacgcacgcacgcacacacgcacgcacacacacacacgcacacacacacaccactgtGCTACAGCATTTCCATTTCGACTACACATGCAACTTTCAAAACTTTTCATCCACTTGATTTTGTCTACACTCAAATTAGATCCGTCGTCGTTTTCCCCACATATATATCAACCACTCATAACATCCAGGGGGTGCAGGGATTGATTACATGAACAGAAACAACGATGGGACTTCCAGTCTAACCTCAGTACAAAGAGATTGTAATTTAGATGGTTTCCATGTATTTACTGATGTTTGGTGTAATTCGAAATGGTAGAAGTTCGTGGACAGTGGTCGACACACTTTGTTAATATAATGGTCCGAGTACTGATTGTATGCTGTACATATGCATAATATGAGAGAGGTGGGTATCATtatataataaagttattaaaaaAGCGGCTCTTTCTCTGGATGGCTTATTACATCaagttgagagagagagagagagagagagagagagagagagagagagagagagagagagagagagagagagagagagagagagagagagagagagagagagagagagagagtgtgtgtgtgtgtgtgtgagggagAAAGTGGGagggagagatagagagatagagagtgagagagtgtatgtgtgtgtgtgtatgtgtgagggAGAAAgtgggagggggagagagagagagagagagagggagggagagagggagagagggagggggagagagaggggagacACAGAGTAACAGAGACAAAGCTAGCTATTTCAGCAACtttctaattttatttttttctgtgaacATTGAAAATTTATTAAGCATTCAACATGTTTTCGCTTGACAAGTTGGTAAACAATGcagcaaataaacacaaatacaGCTGTTCCAAAAAAATCATCACTTAAGACAATAACTTCAAAGGCACCAAGAGTCTTGTATCCCTAAATTAAATGATGTGAACTCTGCCCCTTCCATAGAAACTTGATAAATGGGAAAGGTATCAAAAAGTCAAACGAAATTTATGAAGAAATTATAAAAGTgcataataaacaaaaaaaatgagaagatatatatctgtacaaaaaatatttttctgtcattgaataaaactgatgcacacaacatacacatgtacagtatatcgcaggttagtgttcactgactgtTTGATAACACCACATAGAAACCAAGAGGAAGCTGCACATTCTATCCCTTAGGATCACAGTttcttgaatgaaataaaccatttcaaacatactgcaactagatgcagacacagTGGCACCAATGTTTTAttatctgcatttgatgtctgcatggtggcaagtgaattgagataaaatgttgcaaaacaaaacctgtattcattcaatcctgctatcttgaagtgtagcatgtgtagtttcgtattggtttctgattggttgtatcaaacaagagccagtgaacagtaatctgcaaCTTTCTGTATCTGGGTGAGTTTCATTCACTCACTGAGTCTCACCATTtaaatgtctgtatgtgttacatactagtctagttcctatacagtatcattaccttgtggtttagttagaaaacACATCCAGACTAGttgcatacatacaaaatataataaaattcataaattactacatttcttcataaaataatattataaatgtaataataaaaatgaaattagaatTCACAGTGCTAAATTGGGCAGTAGTAAACGTGACATTATCGACTAAAACGTTTTATGTGTATCGTATTATTTAGCCCTGAATAACATCAAGGGAtgtgcaatagggaacttgcaaacccgccatgttgaatgttgcatcatgtgaaatgtgataataaatactaataaattagcattgtaaacaatattgttacattgtttataaccaggaatgaACAATTCATAGTCATCCTGAGCTCAGTGGGAGGTTAATtgtatcagtagctccagattaggtattatatatcacagataatcccacagtcctttgcgtctgagcatgcccagtttggattgcaagttccctattggaggTCAGTGTTGTAATGGCATATTATATGTACTATGAGTCTCTGTTAAGTCCAGAGATTGAATTCCATGTTCTTGCATTGGTGTTATATGCTGGCCTGTTTACTGCGcttatggtatattttattcaatCTCTCATACCGATAACTTGTAAGTTGTGACTAGAGTTGCAAAAAGCTGTTAATGTGGTTTGAAAATCTCAACACAAATTGTCCAATCAGCTTGTGGTCACCCTggtgtattcaaatatatgcAGATAGCATACATGCAAAGGAAGTGTATGCAGATAGCacacatgcaaatgaagtgTAGGCTGATGAAGACACATTTCCACTGCAAGTCTTCATCTGCTGCATAcacttcatttgcatgtgtgttatctgcatacatttgaatacaCCACTGTGATGACAAGCTGATTGGTTAATTTTGCATTGAGATGTTCAAACTGTATGCCATTCTAGTTACAAGCCTACGGTATGAGGGCAGAGTGAGAGATTGAATGGAACCGTAAGGGCCATATGAACAGGCTAGTTATATATGCAGTGTACTGTGTAGTCATAAGgatacataggatcattcttttgttctgaatcaatttttttctatagctgTGCCAGACAACTGTATTTCACTCCTAATTTCAACTCTAATCTGAACTGTGCCTTTGGAGTCAAAAGTACACAATTCACCCTAAATCTTGGTCAAAATATTCAGATCCTCTAATGATCTGTTTAAAatccagggtttcaatcccaggtttttgcactagtgttatcttatcaatggataACATACTAGggtcattcttttgttgtggaccaactttttttctGTAGCTCTGCCAAAATAACTGTTTTTTAACACACAAATCTTGATCCTGTTCCAAACTGGACCATCAGAGACAAAAGTGCATTCAACCTTGGTGATGATATACTTATGCTGGAATGATGTGTCAATGGAGTAAATTTGAGTGATGAAGACTCAGAATCAATAAATTTCACCATCAATGTTGTTTTACGGTTGCTTTACCTCCCAGTAAAGTGAAGATAAATGCTGTAATTTTCTCATAAGTGAGAAACATCAAAGCTGCCATGAGTACAGTTTGAAGCAATTTGGCCTCGAGACCTTTGTACATTCCCTTCATGCCCTGAGTTCTTATCAGCTCAATAAGTAAACCTACTATTCCTCGCTTCTTTCCATTTTTCTCCTTGTCACCATGGTAACGTAGACGTGACTGGATAACTTGGAGAGGGTATGTAATCACCGTAGCAACAGCCTTAGCAACAGCGCCCATGAGAAAAATTTGTAGACTTGAAAGTTCTTTGTTTCGTGATAACTGTCGCTTCAATGCTTCGTAAACAGCAAATTGAATAGAAGGGTTTGCAACCAGAAACAAAGATGGAAGCGTGCCACTCCATAGACTGGCCAGGCCTTCTTCTTTGTAGATACGTGTTAATGCGTCTATCATACCGTGGTATCGTGGATGCTTGATGTCTTTATCGATTTTGCTTTTAAAGCTAGCACCCTGCAACTTCAAACGAGTGTTTGCCACCCATAGCGGTGTTGTCATCAGAACATTGATAACTCCGGAGATAAAACCAATACCCAAGTCCCTCAGAGCGTCAGGTTTTCGGGTTGTTCCATAAATCACAACTTTCAAACTGTTGTACGCATAAAAGTACACGAAGTTTGAACAGTATAAACTTTGTAACACTGGGAGCAGGCCCCTGTAGAGAGAAAGCACTCCTTCTTCTCGGGCAATCTCCGCGATAACATGAGGTGTGAATCGTGCTTCCCGCTTGTCGTCCAGTTGCAGCCGTACTCTTGCTGAATCAAGGGGAAAGAAGGCCGTCATCGCTGTGGCACTACCAGTGGCACCTGCGATCGCGTGTACCAGGTTGTCATAAGAAAACTGCGAGACGACTGAAACAGCTGGGGACGAAGTTCCTGCCATTTTGCCGGCCTTTGGAGGAAATACTTACAAACCAATAAACAGTGTTTTTGTATATTACTGAATACACTCACTAAAAACCTATCAAACAATCACCAGTGTACTTCTCAATCATCTTAGATTGATGAGAAAACCCCCAATAAATGTTGGGGTATGGCGTCTGCGAAGTAATGATATGCTAAGTCATAAACAAGTTGTCAACAATTTGCAGAGGTCAACTGGGGTCAAGTACCAGGGTGGCGCTGTGCATGCTGCAACATCGGATGTCAACGGGATCTAGGAACTCAACAATTCATCGGTCGCCGTCGCAGGACTCTGCATCGTACAAATTTATTGCTGCACTTTTACTACGAAGTGGCACAATCGACTTGATTATTTGCAGTTGTTCTTTCAGCATTCATTTTGGACTGGATGTTCAGAAAATCAGTTTTATATATGGTCCCAGGATTTACTCCGGAGAGAGGCGGGTAACAGGTGAAACCGAAAGTTTGTGAAACTCGAGTGTGGTAAAACTTAAAAGACATGATATCGGCATGAAGTGAGATATAcgaaatatttgtttatgaagtTACTCCATATTGTGCTTCGCCCTTTGATATTGTTATATAACAACTCAGGAGTATTTCTGTGGTAGTCGGACAGGTTTAAAAACTCATGAGAAGTTGAGAAAGCACGTACGTATATCAACCCGGATACTAGTACCCGGATACGAGGACATTAAGTGGTTTGCCAACAAGGAACTTGCACAAAACTATACTTAGTCGTGCACAAACACATGGAACCCAGTCATTAGGTATTCTTAGAGATTTGACGGCAATCTTCACATACTCAGCATGGCCTTGAAACCCAGCCACTGATGTACGTGGTATTTTTTTGGCCTTTGATCGCAGCCATTGATGTGATATATACAGTGTTGTAGAGAAAAACAAACTGAACACATGCCAGGAAAAATGAAACTTTTAAACCGAGTATTCTGTATTACTGCCACGACCATTGCCATTCTAACATGTATAGTCCTGGCTTTGAATTTCACTAGAGCAACATCGGTGTCATTTCCATCTCGCAAAGCTTGGTGGAGTAAAAGAATTTCAGACGACTTGCACACTGCAGGACGACTATCTGAACGCCAAATCAAGTATGCCAGAGAGACAGGATTTAAGTCCATTATTTCAATCTGTGACTATCCGCAGAGTTTGGGTTTTGGGGATGGAGATCGCTTACCATCATCACAAAGAAGTCTAGAAGTTGCTGCTATAGCTGGTATCACGTTTAGAGTGTTGCCGTTTTCTGTTGCAGATCACCCCACTGTTGCAGTGTTAGATTATTTTACTGAAGTCGCTGATAGTCTTATGAAACCTATCCTTGTTACAGGTACCAATGCTGGTTATTATGCCACTCTATACACTTTGCTGTACTTAGTACAAAAATCTAAAACTCAAATCTTAAATCCTGAATTTACGGTCACTGATATCGTAGAAATTGGTCATGCACATGGATATGATTTTACTCAACAACCTGCTAGCGACctcattgccatgacaacaggaAAGGATGTTGCTATGAAAACCTTGGATACCATGACTCCTGAATCATGGGAGACCTACTGGATGGCAAAGCCGATAGCATCCGATTGGTTCATCGCAGGACAGATTTACAGAGAACACCTGTCTGTGATTGAAGCAGCCGGATTTAAATCGATCATTAACATGAGGAAAGGGGTTAAAGTTCAACCAAGTGGTGACCCCTCGCAGGAGGAAGTAACGCTCCTCAATGTACATGACCGTACTGGCACATACACAGATGTAGGACGACAAAACTCACAAAGACTTCTTCAGACAAGGATAGATGCAAGTAAACCAAATACATACATCTCAGACACATCGCCTGTAAACTATGAAGATAGAAATATAGGAGAATTCGGTGATGACATTGGTTTTAATGAAGTTGTGGAAAAAGAATATATTCGTAGTAACActggtttgaaatattaccatCTACCTGTAGGTAGGTATTCGTGAAATTAAATTACCAttaaataaattatcatattcAGTTAATTAAATGAGAATTAAATTGTGGCTGGAACattcataaattcatatttaGGAAAAGTACTTTCTGTACTTGTAATATGGCTGCCTTGAGTGACTTTCAAAAAAAgagattttttgacctttgacatttccTTTAATCCCCCTCTGTGTGGATGTAAATTGATGTTATTTTCAACAATTGTACATTGCAGTAAAATCATATCCATTGCAGTTTTAAAATTGGCAAATCTGGCTTGGCCACTGCTGTACATTTGTGTGGGGCATTGTGGGAAGTAAACATGCCAAGTCGTGAAGAATGGACTTACAAAACTTACTTCCTGGTACTTAAGAGAAATGCAAACCTGTTGCAAATTTTAGGGACCTTGCTCATTCAGCTTGCTATGTAGGATTTGCAatatttcccagaatgcaccatTCTGCAAGAGCTATCCAGCATGGATAAATTTCGAGAAAGGGTACTCAGACTCTCGTCTAGGGTGTCTCATAGCAGATCCCCCTGTGTTTAGAGTTTGGGTAACCAAGCCTTATTAAAATCTTAAATCTTATCTGCATTTCTCAGCATGTTTTTGGGACCCAGAAAAGTTATTCTCATCAATCCTATACATCTTTTTAATCTCTAGAAATAGagttgtaaattttcaaaactgGCCTAGCTCCGAGAAGAGTCcttctgtatgtctgtgtgagATTGTTAGGTGCTTCTTACCTCTTGAAGCAATATACATCTGATATTTCAGCATCTTTCTTAGAGAGGTTGCGTGATGCTGGAGTGGTAAGATGACTTTTTCTGGGTTCCCTTACCATAATGAAATGCACATAAGGTGAAAATCATCTCTCACCTTTGTTTACCATGGAACAATTGcttattgtacatttgtaggtggacagtatggctacagtattGAAAGTTTCATCACTTTTAAAAGTACTTTCCTTGAGGCAGTAGAACATGGTCCTGTACTGGTACACTGCAGAACTGGACATAGAGCATGTAAGTGATCAAAAATATCAAGTTTGTAATATACctcaattttgattttgtctATGTAGCTATATCATGTAAGATTCTTGTCGTAATTgcagttatgtattacaatcACGTTGAAATCAGTTCCTGTGTTCCTAAACTTTTTACTGCTGGATTGTATTTTCAAGGACTTGGTGGAAAATAACATGTTGGTGTGAATTAATTTTTGCATTGATATATAATTGTGGTTGAATTCAACTATAAAGTTAGTCACTTTAGAATACTAGTTTTATCTGTAAGTAGGGACTTGATTCAAACTTTGTTGTGGGGACAGTGCTCATGTCATTATCAGGTGCAATGCAACAGAATCAGTACTCTCAAATAGTTGTACATCATTCAATACTTATTTTGTACTGAACGTGTAGTGGGGACAGGGCTTATGTCTGATGCAATGACGCAGGGTACCATCATTTCAGTAGTTTTCATGTAATTCCACTAGAATAGGATTATCAGTAAATAGTGACTTCATTCAGACTTTGTAGTGGGGACAGGGCTTATGTCAGAAGCAATGAAGCAGGATACTGGCTGTTACACTGAATATCAAAGCAGTGCCTTTGATTTAAACCTGCTAGAATGGGATTATCAGTAAATGGTGACATAATTCAGACTTTGTAGTGGGGACAGGGCTTATGTCAGAAGCATTGAACCAATACAAAAACTTATAGAACTTAATCTACATCAATACTTATTTCTgttactgtttttatttcacAGCTGTCTTCACTCTCATCATAGTAGGATATCTCAACTGTAAGGACAGTACCTGGGCTATCAACAAGGCTCATAAACTTGGTTATATCTTTACTCAGTCAGGAACCCCACCACAGTACAATCTGATCAAAGATATTCTAGATGAACATCCTAATCCAACATGTGCTAGTGAAACATCTACAGCTGCCATTCCCATGACAACTCTACTTTCACCGATAGGTGTGAACAGAGGAGGTGTTTTAATGGCAAATATGCTAGCTGCCATTTTGTCAGTATTGGTAGTATTAGTTATGTAATATCTCAAtctgattatttttatttgaaataatttttagcCAAAAAGGCAAATCTTCAAACTATTGGAAAGTAGTTCAGGACTTATAATGTGTATAAGGAACATATTGTTCTACAATCAACTCGATCTTTCCTGTATTTACCCGGTACTACCTCTCATGTATGAAAATAATCAGAGAAATTTACTGATATTCTGTTAATATGGTTTTAATGACCCTAGCCTCCAAAGTTTGTAAAAATGATCTATTACATGTGTGTAAGTAAGttctttaaaataatattatttggCACAAATAATAAATGGTCTATTAataattgttatacatatatattacagtaatagataatacatattttcatattttgaaactgCAACAATTTTGtaactgatttgcatattttaggTTTTATAACCTccaagattttttttaatacatgCCACTGAATACATTAAAAGGTTTGGTAATTATTCATAAGGCATTTTGTATGAATAATTATGATTTAATTATTATGTACATAAAGTGATGggaaatgttttcatatttttgaacTGAATCAGTTTCATAATTCCATGTATGGGGTTTGCATTTGCAAATATctagaaataaatgtacatgtgtaaaagTAAATAATGTTTTATATTCTATTTTAATACCAGTAATGGAAAGGCAATCTTTTTCAAATGTATTTACAGcataattatacattattttgttgtcatttttttgttgGGGGAAGGATAATTTATGCTGGAATTGATTAAAACTGTGatttaacatgtatttttgtttcatttttgttttatacTTTGAATAAGGACTTAAAAAAagattgtttggttccggttacttgACCccaccctaaacatttttttaagtatttgagggggaaaaataatataatcggcaaaaattgtgtgaagtcttgcGAGAAaaagtggatgtggaaactggcatcagcttaaaaagacaatataaaactgttcttccaatctgtaatggctgagtgtacatctgatgggaagaaaccaataacacagagaccatatggaaaacaacagaaaacataactacctgaacttgacactcacacatgaaaaaaaatctacctaccctatctatgatctattctaaaattgagtgtaatcggaaccacacaattttttttaggcctaagcgTGATTGTGACATAAAAATACCTGTGTGTATCCTAATACATGTGTACCTTGATGTACCATGTTCTGTTCCTGTACATGAGTATGTCTATCTATTCAGAGCCATCGAATATCATATTCTTACACATCATACAGCATGTTGCAGATTAATTTTCACTCTCTGAAACAAATATGAAACTGTATATTCTAGTTTTTGAGATAAAAAGtctgcaatttcttgctacatttagtctacaTGAAATAAACCTTCAACCACACTGTGACTAGACACAGGAATGTGGgcacaaatattttgatgtctgcatttgacgTGTGTACGGTGACACAgttcttttcatttcaaaaaaatgtagcaagaaactttTGAACAGTAATCTGCAATGTGCTGTATATCTCACGATTTCCTTGACTTATGTGAGATACATGAGTAAATAAATAGCAAACATACCTTTCATCACATTTTACTATAATAATCACATTGTTTGAGAATATCTTTGGAGGTATATTAATTACTTTTACTATTTGAAGCTTGTTGATAATGTAACATTGTGTATTTTGACATTCAAATTTTGTTCTGATATTCCTTGCAGTTTGGAAGAAATTTGATGAGTACAGATAACTAATAACACATCATCCATTCTTCTCAAAAGTGACAAGAAGCAGATCACTACATGCACTTATTATATCTTAGAAAGCtttatttatttccaaaattcacattttatgcaaatgatgtcatttatataCACTTTATTTAGTTAAAATTGATGCTCCTATAAAAAATACCAATGCACACTTTATGTCCACATTGCCACTTTTACAAGCAAGATTCAACAAAACTTTAAGATGCACTGTGTTGCTCAACAGCGTGAAAGGGGTTGGTTGATGTATGAAAGTGCTCTGACACAGGATACCTTACAAACTAGATTCTGCCTCATAAAAACACTGTGTCCTTTATTGTGCTTTTATTATGatcaaatttgcattttatgcaaattatatattcTCTGATAATGTGGATAGtaacatgtatttcaatagtgTCTCAATGAAACTTGAATTCGTTCCAAATTCCATGaagaattataaatatatttcaataattaaaacaattttaataagcaaaaaaaaaccaaaaacaaatCCGGTTTATATATAGTAAAGAGTTTGTTGTCGAGTGTTCTATCTACATTAAATTGTGAACCAAGTTATCTTCTAAAACTAAATTTGCTGTTTATTAAAAATCTTGaataacagaactccatgaGGTGTAAGTGCACTT
Above is a genomic segment from Glandiceps talaboti chromosome 20, keGlaTala1.1, whole genome shotgun sequence containing:
- the LOC144450571 gene encoding peroxisomal membrane protein PMP34-like, with protein sequence MAGTSSPAVSVVSQFSYDNLVHAIAGATGSATAMTAFFPLDSARVRLQLDDKREARFTPHVIAEIAREEGVLSLYRGLLPVLQSLYCSNFVYFYAYNSLKVVIYGTTRKPDALRDLGIGFISGVINVLMTTPLWVANTRLKLQGASFKSKIDKDIKHPRYHGMIDALTRIYKEEGLASLWSGTLPSLFLVANPSIQFAVYEALKRQLSRNKELSSLQIFLMGAVAKAVATVITYPLQVIQSRLRYHGDKEKNGKKRGIVGLLIELIRTQGMKGMYKGLEAKLLQTVLMAALMFLTYEKITAFIFTLLGGKATVKQH